In one Hymenobacter sp. DG25B genomic region, the following are encoded:
- the aceB gene encoding malate synthase A produces MSPFAEPQTVAPESVYLTPERVRVTGAFKPEYAAILTPSALAFVAELHRRFDPTRQHLLARREARQLEFEAGKLPDFLPETRLIREKPWTVAPIPDDLQDRRVEITGPVDRKMMINALNSGAKVFMADLEDSNAPTWENVVEGQRNLRDAVRRTISLSTPAKEYKLNEETATLVVRPRGWHLVEKHVLVDGEPICASLFDFGLYYFHNAHELCARGSAPYFYLPKIENHLEARLWNDVFGFAQWSLKLPKCSIKATVLIETLPAAFELNEILYELREHSAGLNCGRWDYIFSYIKRLGLKPEFRLPDRAQVTMAVPFMAAYSQLVIQTCHRRGVHAIGGMAAQIPIKNNPEANEAALEKVRLDKVREAKNGHDGTWVAHPGLVPVALDVFNELMPGPNQIDNKREDVQVTAADLVQAPEGTITEEGLKLNIDVAIQYIESWLRGNGCVPIYNLMEDAATAEISRAQVWQWVHTPGTTLTDGRAVTLDLYRSLVPGQLEKIKALVGEEQFEKGRYLEAARLFDRLVTSEKFVEFLTIPAYEQLA; encoded by the coding sequence GTTTACCTTACGCCGGAGCGCGTACGGGTAACCGGAGCCTTCAAGCCGGAGTATGCGGCCATCCTCACGCCCTCGGCGCTGGCCTTTGTGGCCGAGCTGCACCGACGTTTCGACCCCACGCGCCAGCATTTGCTGGCCCGCCGGGAAGCGCGGCAGCTGGAGTTTGAGGCCGGCAAGCTGCCCGACTTTCTCCCGGAAACCCGCCTGATCCGGGAAAAGCCCTGGACGGTAGCGCCCATTCCGGACGATTTGCAGGACCGCCGCGTGGAAATTACCGGCCCCGTAGACCGGAAAATGATGATCAACGCCCTGAACTCCGGCGCCAAGGTGTTTATGGCTGATCTGGAAGATTCCAACGCGCCCACCTGGGAGAATGTAGTGGAAGGCCAGCGCAACCTGCGCGACGCCGTGCGCCGTACCATTAGCCTGAGCACGCCGGCTAAAGAGTACAAGCTGAATGAGGAAACCGCCACCCTGGTAGTGCGCCCCCGCGGCTGGCACCTGGTAGAAAAACACGTGCTGGTAGACGGTGAGCCCATTTGCGCCTCTTTGTTCGATTTCGGCCTGTACTACTTCCATAATGCCCACGAACTGTGCGCCCGCGGCAGCGCCCCATATTTCTACCTGCCCAAAATTGAAAATCACCTGGAAGCACGCCTGTGGAATGATGTGTTCGGGTTTGCGCAATGGTCGTTGAAGCTGCCTAAGTGCAGCATTAAGGCTACCGTGCTGATTGAAACACTGCCCGCCGCTTTCGAGCTGAACGAAATCCTGTATGAGCTGCGCGAGCACAGCGCCGGCCTCAACTGCGGCCGCTGGGACTATATCTTTTCCTACATCAAGCGGCTGGGCTTGAAGCCCGAATTCCGCCTGCCCGACCGTGCCCAGGTAACCATGGCGGTGCCTTTTATGGCCGCCTACTCGCAGCTGGTTATCCAGACCTGCCACCGCCGCGGGGTGCACGCCATCGGCGGCATGGCGGCCCAAATTCCCATCAAAAACAACCCCGAGGCTAACGAAGCAGCCCTGGAGAAAGTACGCCTGGATAAAGTGCGCGAGGCCAAAAACGGCCACGATGGCACCTGGGTAGCACACCCTGGGCTGGTACCGGTGGCCCTGGATGTGTTTAATGAGCTGATGCCCGGCCCCAACCAGATTGACAACAAGCGCGAAGACGTGCAGGTAACAGCCGCCGACCTGGTGCAGGCCCCCGAAGGCACCATCACGGAAGAAGGCCTGAAGCTGAACATCGACGTAGCCATTCAGTACATTGAGTCCTGGCTGCGGGGCAACGGCTGCGTGCCGATATATAACCTGATGGAAGACGCCGCCACCGCCGAAATAAGCCGGGCGCAGGTGTGGCAGTGGGTGCACACGCCCGGTACCACGCTCACCGATGGCCGCGCCGTAACCCTGGATCTGTACCGCTCCCTGGTGCCGGGTCAGCTGGAGAAAATTAAAGCACTGGTAGGAGAGGAGCAGTTTGAGAAAGGCCGCTACCTGGAAGCCGCCCGCCTGTTCGACCGGCTGGTAACCAGTGAAAAGTTTGTGGAATTTCTGACCATTCCCGCCTATGAGCAGCTGGCTTAA
- the aceA gene encoding isocitrate lyase: MNKQERIAAITQDWAQNPRWNGVKRPYTAEDVVKLQGSVKIEYSLARQGAERLWQQLHTQPYVAGLGALTGNQAVQEVQAGLNAIYLSGWQVAADANGAGQMYPDQSLYPVDSVPSVVRRINNALLRADQIQNLSGDGDVHWMVPIVADAEAGFGGNLNAFELMKMMIEAGAAGVHFEDQLSSAKKCGHLGGKVLVPTQEAVQKLVAARLAADVLGVPTLIVARTDADAADLLTADVDPRDKPFVLQEAERTSEGFYRVRCGVEACIARGLAYAPYADLIWMETSHPDLEQARQFAEGIHAQYPGKLLAYNCSPSFNWASRLSVEQMETFREELAALGYKFQFITLAGFHALNTSMFELAQAYRERGMAGYSELQEREFALQKHGFKAVKHQAFVGTGYFDAVQNVVSAGKNSTAALVGSTEAAQF, translated from the coding sequence ATGAACAAGCAGGAACGCATTGCCGCCATTACCCAGGACTGGGCCCAGAATCCCCGCTGGAATGGCGTGAAACGCCCCTACACCGCCGAGGATGTAGTAAAGCTGCAGGGCTCCGTGAAGATTGAGTACTCGCTGGCCCGCCAGGGGGCAGAGCGCCTGTGGCAGCAGCTGCATACCCAACCCTACGTGGCCGGCTTAGGCGCCCTCACCGGCAACCAGGCCGTGCAGGAAGTACAGGCGGGACTTAATGCCATTTACCTGTCTGGCTGGCAGGTGGCCGCCGATGCCAACGGTGCCGGCCAGATGTACCCCGACCAAAGCCTGTACCCCGTAGACAGCGTGCCCAGCGTAGTGCGCCGCATCAACAACGCCCTGCTCCGCGCCGACCAGATTCAGAACCTTTCCGGTGATGGGGACGTGCACTGGATGGTGCCTATTGTGGCCGATGCCGAAGCCGGTTTTGGCGGCAACCTGAATGCGTTTGAGTTGATGAAGATGATGATTGAGGCCGGGGCCGCCGGCGTGCATTTTGAGGATCAATTGTCATCGGCCAAGAAGTGCGGCCACCTGGGCGGCAAGGTACTGGTGCCCACCCAGGAAGCCGTGCAGAAGCTGGTAGCCGCCCGCCTGGCCGCCGATGTGTTGGGCGTGCCCACCCTCATTGTGGCCCGCACCGATGCCGATGCCGCCGACCTGCTCACGGCTGATGTAGACCCCCGTGACAAGCCTTTCGTGCTGCAGGAGGCGGAGCGCACCAGCGAAGGTTTCTACCGGGTGCGCTGCGGCGTGGAAGCCTGCATTGCCCGCGGCCTGGCCTATGCCCCCTACGCCGACCTGATCTGGATGGAAACCTCGCACCCCGATCTGGAACAGGCCCGGCAGTTCGCCGAAGGCATTCATGCCCAATACCCCGGCAAACTGCTGGCCTACAACTGCTCGCCATCCTTCAACTGGGCTTCTCGGCTAAGTGTGGAACAGATGGAGACGTTCCGGGAAGAGCTGGCGGCGCTGGGCTATAAATTCCAGTTCATTACGTTGGCCGGTTTCCACGCCCTCAATACCAGTATGTTTGAGCTAGCGCAGGCGTACCGGGAGCGGGGCATGGCCGGCTACTCCGAGCTGCAGGAGCGGGAATTTGCTCTGCAGAAGCACGGCTTCAAAGCCGTAAAGCATCAGGCTTTCGTAGGCACTGGTTATTTCGATGCGGTGCAGAATGTGGTTTCCGCTGGCAAAAACAGCACGGCGGCTTTAGTAGGCAGCACAGAAGCTGCTCAGTTCTAA
- a CDS encoding ribonuclease D, with protein MPQIQYLTAHVAIQRAAEALQTCTRIGIDLEFDDMRHRYGRNLALIQIFDGQTVYLIDPLPLTNPGHELEPLWAILRDPAVEKVFHSCKSDILLLDELYSVHVRNITDTSVQYTLLAEADNNISLGRLIQAELGLEVDKGEQKSNWLKRPLTEAQKEYAANDVIYLFELADRLAAKLAALGRTHWAAQENAALEEVRYTRDERPYLRVAGKYRIQPDEMPLFRDLYLVRDQMARQLDRPPYMVFANDRLAELVRDTPRSESDWKSARGLHPDLKRAPYLERLSALSPHNFVPTPEPAPSAEGRRFPFRRRLNGEKAARADAREQLLLQLKNHITEDVNSYVANLVLSNRLVADIVELGAEHVLRPWQKTILRETAQRHNLDYDLVALPF; from the coding sequence ATGCCACAGATTCAGTACCTCACGGCCCACGTGGCCATTCAGCGCGCCGCCGAGGCGCTTCAAACGTGCACGCGCATTGGCATCGATCTGGAATTCGATGATATGCGCCACCGCTACGGCCGCAACCTGGCCCTGATTCAGATTTTTGACGGCCAAACCGTTTACCTGATTGACCCGCTACCGCTCACTAACCCGGGCCACGAGCTGGAGCCCCTCTGGGCCATTCTGCGCGACCCGGCCGTGGAAAAGGTATTCCATAGCTGCAAGTCGGATATTTTGCTGCTGGATGAACTCTACAGCGTGCATGTTCGCAACATCACCGACACCAGCGTGCAGTATACCCTGCTGGCCGAGGCCGACAACAACATTTCGCTGGGCCGCCTGATTCAGGCTGAGCTGGGCCTGGAAGTAGACAAAGGCGAGCAGAAATCGAACTGGCTGAAGCGCCCACTTACCGAGGCGCAGAAAGAGTACGCCGCCAATGATGTCATCTACCTGTTTGAGCTGGCCGACCGCCTGGCCGCCAAGCTGGCTGCCCTGGGCCGCACGCACTGGGCAGCCCAGGAAAACGCCGCGCTGGAAGAAGTGCGCTACACCCGCGACGAGCGGCCGTACCTGCGCGTGGCGGGCAAATACCGCATTCAGCCCGATGAAATGCCGCTCTTCCGCGACTTGTACCTGGTGCGCGACCAGATGGCCCGGCAGCTGGACCGCCCGCCCTACATGGTTTTCGCCAACGACCGGCTGGCCGAGCTGGTGCGCGACACCCCGCGCAGTGAGAGTGACTGGAAATCGGCCCGCGGCCTGCACCCGGATCTGAAGCGGGCGCCCTATCTGGAGCGCCTGTCGGCCCTTTCGCCCCACAACTTTGTGCCCACGCCCGAGCCGGCGCCCAGCGCCGAGGGCCGCCGGTTTCCTTTCCGCCGCCGTCTCAACGGGGAAAAAGCAGCCCGCGCCGATGCCCGCGAGCAGCTGCTTCTTCAACTGAAGAACCACATTACGGAAGACGTAAACAGCTACGTGGCCAATCTGGTGCTCTCCAACCGCCTGGTAGCCGACATAGTGGAGCTGGGTGCGGAGCACGTGCTGCGGCCCTGGCAGAAAACCATTCTGCGCGAAACCGCCCAGCGCCACAACCTGGACTACGACCTGGTGGCGCTGCCCTTCTAG